GTCCATGCCCCATTCGGCTTTGCGCGCAATCACGCTGGCGTAAATCTGCTCGTGAACCCGGCCGACGAAAAACAGGGCAGGCGCGTTTCGGAACAACCGCGGCACGTACGTCACGGAATCCGCCGCTTCATGAATGTTGCAGATCGGGATGCGGTAACCGAGCACGTTCGTCGCCGCCATGTCTCGGGACAGCTTTTCATGGCTTTCCTTCGGCAATTCTTCGTCCGCATCCAGAATCAAAACCCAATCGCCGCGCGCGTGCTCGTGCCCGGCGTTCCGCGCGTCGGCAAAATTGTCGTTCCAGTCAAAACGATAAATCTCCGCCCCGTGCTGCCGGGCAATCTCCACGGTGCGATCTTTGGATCCGGTGTCCACGACGACGATCTGGCTGGCGATGGGTTCCACCGACGCCAGGCACCGTCCGATGTTGTCCTCTTCGTCTTTGGCGATGAGGCAGACGCTGAGGCGAGGTCTGTCGGGCCACTTGGGGAGCGGCGTCCAATTGATCTGGGACCGCTTGCCCTCGGCAGCGGTTTTGAGCGAAGCAAACACGCGCCGGGCCATTTCCCAGTTCGGTGTCATCCGAATCAAACGTTCCGCGCAAAGGAACGCCTGCCGTTCGTCGTCTGCCGACAGCGCAATCTCGATCATCTGCAAGTAGGCGTCGGGATGGAAAGGACGGAGTTTGATGGCTTCCAACGCCGCTTTCCACGCTTTCAAATACTTCTTCTGAGCCGCGAAATCTTGGGCCTTCTTCAACGAACCGATCAAGCCGGCGGCGGGTACTTCGATGGCCGGTTGCGGCGTCGCAGTCTCAGTTTTCGGGCGTTGAGTTAACCCAGCATCGCCTTCCCCCTCACCCCGGCCCTCTCCCCTGCCAGACTTTTCCGCAGCAGGGATCAGCCTTCCCTCTCCTTGGGGAGAGGGGCAGGGTGAGGGGAATCGTGCCACCGATTGCTCGCCGCGATTTGGATTCACGGCTGCGCGACCTGAATCCGGCAAAGTGATTGGACGAAGCCTAGTGGGATTCTCCGTCCGAGCCGCGAGGGCCTGCAAGCGTTTCTCGGCCGCTGCGGCCGCATGGGTCCAGGTCCATTTGCTGCGGACATGGACACTGGCGCGTTGCCCCAACAAGCGAGCCTCCGCAGGATGGGAGGCGACAAATTTCATCCGGTTGCTCAGAGCCTCCAGGTCAGGTTCCAGCAGCCAGCCTTGGCCCGCCAATTCCAAATCTCCGACCTTGGTGCCGATGGATTGGCGCCGGGCGGGGATCCGGTACGCGAACTCTTCCGTCGCGAAATCGTCCGCCGCGCCTCCTGCCGTGACGATCACGGGCAAACCGCACGCCATCGCCTCCAGAATCGGCAGCCCAAACCCCTCCCCGCGGTACGGATGAACCAGGCAATCGCAAGCCGTGTAGAGTCCGGGCATCTGTTCGGGCGCCAGGTCCTGGTTCAAGTAAACGATTTCCGGCGCGTTCGGATGACTCTGAAGCTGCCGGATCTGCGCTTCCAGCGTTTGGCCTTGGTAAAACGTGTTGGCGCCAAAATCCTTCACCACCAGGCAAACGTTATCCGCGGCCGTGAAGGATTTCAGATAAGCATTCAGCGCCAGGTCCGGTCCCTTGCGTCGAATCGTGCCGCCCACGAACAGGAACCTGAATTTCCGTGCCGTAGAGCAGGCATCCTGCCTGCCCTTCATTCCGTCTCGAGAGATTGAACCAGGCAAGCTGGAAGCCTGCCCTGCCTTTGGCAGCAAAAGCGGCGGCGCGTTCGGATGGAAACGATCGGGATTTGTCCCGTTGGGCACCACATAAACCTTCTCAGAAGGGATGCCGCTTTGAATGTAGCAATCTCGGACGAACGCACTTGGCACCCAGATTTCATCGACGCGATCTCGCAACACCGCGACCCAATCCTTCGGAATGCAGCCAAATTCCCAGGGTTGAATGATCACCCAGTGACCGTCCTGGGGCGGCGTTGGGTTGAACGGCCATTGATGGCGCAAGTGAACGTGCGCCGGCCGGGCGAGAGGCGCGCGAACGCGACCGGCGATCTGGCCGAAGCGGGGATCAGCCTCCGGGCCGAATTGGTCGGGCTCGAACGGAAGAATGGAGAGGTCGTGGCCCCCCTCGATCAACTGGAGGCACAACTCGCGATTGATCAACGCCAGCGAATGGTGAACGAACTGCGACCCCTCCCAGATGATCGACAGCTTGCGTTCGGGGTGGCGCAGAGTTGCACTCTGCTGTATCGCCGATTTGGAATCGGAGGCGCGTGGACTGTTCGGAACGGATTCGAGTTTGCCGGCGCTTTGCAGGCTGCAATCCTGCGATACGGCAGATTGCAAATCTGCGCTACGCGCAAGTTCGGGGCCGTCCTCAGGCGCTACCGTTTTTTTTTTCGCCGGGCAGGCTTGCTGGAGGAAGGCGGAGGAGAAGACGGCGGTTTAGTGAGCAAATCAAGATTCTCGCGGGCGACCGCATTCTGCGGATCGATCTGGAGAACTCGCTCGAAAACCATTTTCGCCGATTCCGCGTCGCCGGTTTTGTAGAAGCAAACCGCCAGCGGCAGCATCACTTCGGTGTCGTCCGGAGCCTGGAGAAGGATCTTGTGGTAGGTCTGGGCGGCGTCCTTGAAACGGTTCTCTCGAAAATTCAGGTCGGCCAACAACCGCAGCGCCGGGCGGTAGGTCGGATCATTTTCGAGCACGCGCCCAAGCACGGCTTCAAATTCGGGAATCCGTTCCAAACCCAGCAACGCCAGGGCCAGGCGAGTCTGGTAGTCCGAGGAATTGGGGAGCATCTGGGTTGCCCGCTGCAGTTCCTGGCAACTCGCGCTCAAGTCGCCCTTCTGGTAAAGGACACTGCCGAGGGCCGCGCAAATCTCGTGACTGTCGGGGCTCGCCTTCAGCGCTTCTTGGAGCGCCGCCGCAACCCCGGCCAGGTCTCCCGCAGACCACAATGCATTTGCCCGGGAAAGTTGCTCATCCAAAGCGCGCGTGCCGGCCTTCTCGATCGCGGAATGCGGAGCGCGGAGTGCGGAATGGTCAGACTGCCCACTGACCTCTGACAACTGATCACTGGCCACTGATAACTGTCCACTCCCCTTCGCCACGCGAAGGTTGTCCAGGAGCACCTTCAGATTCTCCCTGGCCAATGTGTGTTCGGGTTCCAATTCCAGAATCCGCTCAAAAATCATTTTGGCGGTCTCGTAATCGCCTGTCTTGTAGAAGCAAACTGCCAGGGGCATCAGAACCTCCAGATCGTTCGGAGTCTGCTTGAGCATCTTCCCGAAAGCCTGGGCGGCGCTCTGGATCTTGCCTTGGTTGAAATCGACCTGCGCGCGGAGTCGAAGGGCGTCGAGGCAGTTCGAGTCCAATTCCATCGCCTTGGCCAACGCGGATTCAAATTCAGCCAATTCGCCCAACTGATAGTGGCACAACGCGAGTTGCACCCATTTGCCGGGATCGGACGGAGCAATCTGCACCAACCGTTCCAAATGAATGCGCGCCTGCCGCAAGTCGCCCAGTTGGAAACAAACTGTGCCGATCGCGGATAGAATCTCCGGAGAATCTGGCGCGAACGCCAGCGCCGCCTTGAGCGCGTCGCGCGCTTCGGCGAGGTTTTGCGACCCCACCGCCGCATCGGCCTTGGTCAACCACTGGTTCAACTGGGCAATTTCAGATTTCTCGGACTGCTGAGCCTCGGCAACCGACAACTGACCACTGGCAACTGACAACTGGCCACTGTTCTCGCTCTTCTGGTCGAGCTGATAAAGATTCTCCCGCGCCGTGACATTGTTGGGGTCCATTTCGAGAACCCGGTTATAGACCATGCGAGCGGACTCGAAATCCGCGCCGCGATAAAAGCAAAGCCCCAGGCTCAGCAAGGTCTCCAGGTCATCCGGCTGGCGTTCCAGCAACTTGGCGTAGGCGCGGCCCGCGTCGCGCACCCGGTTGTTCTCCAGGTTGGTTTTGGCGAGAAACTTGAGCGCTTCGCGATGGTGCGGATCGATCTCCAGCGCGAGTCCGAGCGCGGCCTCCATTTCCTCGATGCGATTCACCTTCAGACAGGCCATGGCCAGCCGCGTATAGGCATCGACGTCGCGAGGCTTGATTTCGATCAATCGGCGGAATTGCTCCCGGGCCGCTTCGTAGTTTCCCTGGGTGAAGTGCAGGCTGCCCAGCGCCGAGCGAATCTGCGGGTCGCGCGGCGCCAATTCGACCGCCTGTTCGAGAGTCTCCAGCGCGGCCTGCCGATTGCTGACCTCGCAGAAGAAATTCGCCTGGTCCATCAGTTTCGCCAAAGCCGACTGGTCGGTTGCCACTTGCGGTGGAGGAGTAGGGCAGGCATCCTGCCTGCCTTTCTTTCCGTCATCAGAGACCGTTGATTGAGGCAGGCTGGAAGCCTGCCCTACGTTCTCGATTGCGGATTGAGACGACTGATCACTGACAACTGACAACTGATTACTCTCCCTGCCTTCCGACAGCTTCTGACGAATGGCCACCAGGTTCTCCTTCGCGACCGGATCGTCCGGGTGCCGTTCCAAAGCGCGCTCAAAGACCAGTCTGGCCGTCTCCAGGTCGCCATCCTTGAAAAAGCAGACGCCGAGCGGCAACAGCGCGTCCAGGTCGTCCGGGTGCCGGCTCAAGATTTTCGTGTAGGCCTGAGCAGCATCCTTGAGGCGACCGTTCTGAACATTCAAATCGCCCAAAAGCTTCAGCGCATCGCGATGGTGGGGATCAATCTCCAGCGCCCGGCCCAGCGCGACTTCAAACTCCTCGATCTGATCGAGCTTCAAGTTAGCCAGCGCAAGCTGCACGAAGACCGCCGGATCGCGCCGGTTCACTTCGGTGGCCCGCTGTAGATACTGATAGGCCTGCTCGAATTCATTCAAAGCGAAACAAATCGCCCCGGCCGCGGCGAGCGCCCTCGGCTCATCACGCTCCAACCGCAACGCCTCGACCAACAGTTCTTTCGCTCTGGCGAGGTTCCCCCGCTGGTGTTCGGTCTGCGCCTTTTCCAGGAGACCATCGATTGCGGAGTGCGGTTGAAGAGCAGGGCAGGCATCCTGCCTGCCTGTCTTGCCCTCTTCCAAGACCGTTGATTCGG
The window above is part of the Verrucomicrobiota bacterium genome. Proteins encoded here:
- a CDS encoding glycosyltransferase, with protein sequence MQSAVSQDCSLQSAGKLESVPNSPRASDSKSAIQQSATLRHPERKLSIIWEGSQFVHHSLALINRELCLQLIEGGHDLSILPFEPDQFGPEADPRFGQIAGRVRAPLARPAHVHLRHQWPFNPTPPQDGHWVIIQPWEFGCIPKDWVAVLRDRVDEIWVPSAFVRDCYIQSGIPSEKVYVVPNGTNPDRFHPNAPPLLLPKAGQASSLPGSISRDGMKGRQDACSTARKFRFLFVGGTIRRKGPDLALNAYLKSFTAADNVCLVVKDFGANTFYQGQTLEAQIRQLQSHPNAPEIVYLNQDLAPEQMPGLYTACDCLVHPYRGEGFGLPILEAMACGLPVIVTAGGAADDFATEEFAYRIPARRQSIGTKVGDLELAGQGWLLEPDLEALSNRMKFVASHPAEARLLGQRASVHVRSKWTWTHAAAAAEKRLQALAARTENPTRLRPITLPDSGRAAVNPNRGEQSVARFPSPCPSPQGEGRLIPAAEKSGRGEGRGEGEGDAGLTQRPKTETATPQPAIEVPAAGLIGSLKKAQDFAAQKKYLKAWKAALEAIKLRPFHPDAYLQMIEIALSADDERQAFLCAERLIRMTPNWEMARRVFASLKTAAEGKRSQINWTPLPKWPDRPRLSVCLIAKDEEDNIGRCLASVEPIASQIVVVDTGSKDRTVEIARQHGAEIYRFDWNDNFADARNAGHEHARGDWVLILDADEELPKESHEKLSRDMAATNVLGYRIPICNIHEAADSVTYVPRLFRNAPALFFVGRVHEQIYASVIARKAEWGMDATMGTATIMHYGYDPGLVKRKQKIQRNLRLMERAVQELPNEAALLMNYGLDLVNDGRLEEGLEKYRHAFRIMAPHPAGSILPEVRERLLTIYGVHALKAELFGEVLDVMTSRLAGDAGPTASMHFLAAVALMRMKRAAEAIPHLEACLAKRDAPTLTPPCHQVFKAGPHHLLAQCCAVIGENERAEAHFKQALVIEPETPGVLHDYAHFLHRTDRSLEALQTLHGIMAKGINDEHLWHLGSFISASKPEFAEFSVDWTEEALKHFPQHAGIRALRGEALLKGGRFSEALPFFQNSAHAQEPSARAAVLICQFAEGQTPSLAPSENEAQLSVEFVNWYRRLLAARSLEGLKKINSQIAALRKVLPRAAAMLDQALQEADPS